The sequence AGAGGAAGAAGACCTTGTCGCCCTTGATCGCGACCACACCGATTTCGCGCGGCGGGCCCTTCAAATCGCCGTTGCCGCGCACGCCCAGCACGGCGACCGCGGCGCTCGCGGAGGCGGGCTTGGTGACCGGCAACTCCGCATATTTGGCGAAGGCGGCGTCCTGGATCGCCTGATAGTAGAAGCGGTCCGACTTGATCGCCGCGCCGATCTCCTGCGGCATGCCGTCGGCGCGGTGCTCGCTCAGCCAGTGCTTGAGCAATCCTGTGGTGGTCACCACGGCCTGCATCTTGTCGCCCTCGGAGGCGAAGCCGAGGCCGTCGAGATGGCCGAAGCCTGAATCGCCCTTGAACAGGGTATCGACGTTCGACTTGCCGTCGGCCGGGAGGCCCTTGATCGTGACCGGGCCTACCAGGCCGCGCAGGACGCGCGTCAACTCCTCGAGCGCCGCGTCATGCTGCTTGAAGGTCTCGTCGTTCTCCTTGGCCTTGGAGAACTTCGCGATGTAGCGGTCGCGCAGGTCGAGATAATTCTGCTCGGGCGCGGCCGCCCGCGCGGGTATGGCCAGGACGAGCAGGCAGAGCAAGGCGAGCGATCTCATGCGATGTCCGAAAGGCTGGAAGCAATCTCCAGTCTTGGTGCCGGTGCCCCGCGTGAAGGTTCACCGGCAGGCAAGGACCTGCACAGGCCAGGACTTGCACAGCCAGGACTTGCACAGCCAAGACTTGCACAGGCCAAGACTTGCGGCCCGCCGCCCGTCTCCCCCTGCTCCGCAGGCGTCTACGTGGCGCCTATGCGCGCTTCTTGCTTTTCCTGGCGCGGGTCTTGGCTGTCTTCCTGCCCGCCTTCTTCACAGCCGCGGCTGTCTTGCGCGACTTGGCAGGCGACTTCTTCTTTGCGGAGGTCTTTTTCGCGGGCTTCCTGGCGACCGCGACCTTCCTGCGCGGCGCGGCCTTCTTCGCCGTCCTGGTCCGTCCGGCTTTCCGTGGCTTGGTCCGCCGCGCGCGCGGTGCGGGCGGGGCCGCCGACGATACCGCCATGTCGGCCTCTGCCTGCTCCGCACGGACGCCCGCGAGCGTCGTCTGGAGGGCCGCGTCCCAGGCCGCGAGGTCGAAATGCTGGGGGTCGTCGTGGTCGCCCACGCCCAGATCCAGCACGCAGTGGTAGACCGGGACCATCCATTCGCCGCGCCTGACGCCGGCGATGACATATTGCAGCGCGAGCCTGGCATATTGGGCGGGCGTGAATCCGGGGTCGGGCGACTGGAAATCCTGGGTGCCGGGGCCCATGCGCGGCTGCACCAGTTCGTGATGCAGGAACAGTCCCCTGAAGCGGGTACTTGGCTTTTCGAACTGGGTCGCGCGCCAAGGCGTGCCGTAGGTCCGGTCCGTCCGTGTCTCGCCGAGGCGCGTGATGTAGATGTGGGTTTTGCCGTCAGGCAGACCCGAAAGCTTGTTGCCGGACCAGGCGGCCGTGTTGATGAAATCCGGGTCGAAGTCTTGTCCGGCCCCAAGTTTGAAGCTGGTGTCGTGGATGACGAAATAACGCGCAAGCGGTGCGTTCGGGTCGTCGGAATTGGCGTGGCAGATGCGATCCGTCACCGAGCCGCCCACGGTGCTTTCGGCAATCCCCTGCGTCTGCAGGAATGATCGCAACTGCGCCTTGGTCACCCCCAGCGCTGCGGGACTGGCGAGCAGGCCGGACAGCACCGGCGGCAGATCGGCTGGCGGCTCGGCCACGATGCCGTGGGGCTTGACGGTGCGAAGCAGGCACCGGGCCTGATCCAGCGGCGATCCCTCGAATGACAACTGAGCGGAGTTGAAGTGACAAGGCGTGGTCATTGGACGCTCCCGGCGAATGATCACCCGCGCTGCCTGGCAGCGCGTTCACCCTTGCAACCTTACGGAAAGCCGCGCCGCGTCACAACTTTTATTTGAACGCATTGGTGGGCCCGGACAGACTTGCCCGGCGCCCTACTCTGCGGGCGTGAGCTGCCGGTTGAGGCGCAGCGCAGCGGTCTCGCGCACGCGGACACGGGCGCGGCGCTTGCGCCACCAGATCACGACCCCGGTGACCGAGAGCGCGGCCACGACGAGGCCCATGACCGAGATCAGGATGCGGCCGGGCAGTCCGACGATGCGGCCTGAATGCAGCGGAAACTGCGCCTGCACGAAGATGTCGGCGGCGGTGCCGACCCAGGGCAGCCGCTCGCCGATCGGACGGCCGTCCTCGCTGTCGTAATAGAGCTGCGCCGGGCCGACACCGCCGGCGCCGTGATCGTCGCCGGGTTGAAAGAAGGCGGCGGCGTAGACGCCATGGGCCGGGCCATAGCTGAGCGCGCCGACCGGGGTGGTCCAGCCACGCGCCTTACCGTCGGCGGCCGCGCGGGCGGCGATCTCGGCGAACGTCATCCTGGGCTCGATCGGGTTATCGAGATCGCGATAGGGCCGCTGCTCATAAGGTGTCGGCGTGTAGTTCGACACCATCTTCATCAGCGGCGAGAACACCTCGAAATAGAGGTTCAGCGAGAATGCCGTGAAGGCGATGATGAACAAGACGCCCCAGGTCCACAGGCTGAAGGCGCGGTGGATGTCGAAATTGATCCGGTAGGCGCTGCCGGAGGTCTTGATGGTCCAGGCCGGCGCCCAGCGCGCCCAGAAGCCGCGGTCGAGCTGTCGCGTGACCTCGG is a genomic window of Bradyrhizobium sp. CB1717 containing:
- the fsrB gene encoding siderophore utilization protein FsrB, which encodes MRAIFGKLHRWAGLLTAGFLFFSGITGAIISWDHEIDDVLNSHLFDVSTKGPAIPSIELAKMIEQRDPRARVVYLFMTPEEGHSLWFFIMPRIDPTTGKRYPLDYNQVFLDPNTGVELGRRYWGAVWPVTRENFVSFLYKLHYTMHIPEFWGSDRWGMRVLGVIAIIWTIDCFVGFYLTLPSRRRAKAARAPEVTRQLDRGFWARWAPAWTIKTSGSAYRINFDIHRAFSLWTWGVLFIIAFTAFSLNLYFEVFSPLMKMVSNYTPTPYEQRPYRDLDNPIEPRMTFAEIAARAAADGKARGWTTPVGALSYGPAHGVYAAAFFQPGDDHGAGGVGPAQLYYDSEDGRPIGERLPWVGTAADIFVQAQFPLHSGRIVGLPGRILISVMGLVVAALSVTGVVIWWRKRRARVRVRETAALRLNRQLTPAE